Part of the Verrucomicrobiota bacterium genome is shown below.
AGCACCTACTTCACTGCTGGTCTTCTCAAAGCACTCCGCAAACTCCTTGACATCACGATGGACTCGAAGCTGCCGATTGAAGAGCAAGTCTTGCTTGTGCTCTACTAGTACATGAAGCAATTCCGGAACAACGTTCTTGCATTGCTTCTCTTTCTCGACGATGATCTCCGATTGATCCAGATGATACCTTAGCAGAAAAGCAGTAAACACCTCCAAATCGGCAAAATGGTGATAAAATGAAGATTTGCTTTTGCCAACTATGCGTGAGATCACCTCCACTTTCAGACCGTCAGGCCCATACTTAGCAAAGAGCTCATAGCCCGCATCAATCCAGGGTTGTTTTAAGTCAGCCATCGTAGTTCAAACTACGAAACTTTACCCAGAATGGATATTAACTATTCGACTCAGTCAATGAAGAAGGCCAGTTGGCAGCTTTAGCTCCAGCATCATAAGTTGACTGAAGAAAGTCCAATAATGCTTGTCTTGGGTTTTCTTCCTTCAATAAGTCATCATACATGAGTACGGCCATCGGGCGACCGTTGCTATCGATCCAGTTGGCA
Proteins encoded:
- a CDS encoding TetR/AcrR family transcriptional regulator translates to MADLKQPWIDAGYELFAKYGPDGLKVEVISRIVGKSKSSFYHHFADLEVFTAFLLRYHLDQSEIIVEKEKQCKNVVPELLHVLVEHKQDLLFNRQLRVHRDVKEFAECFEKTSSEVGAAVLGIWAEALGLEDNSHLVLMILRLSLENFYLQITEKTLTYEWLERYVVDLQTMAKEFNRMAVR
- a CDS encoding DUF5996 family protein; protein product: ISAGFWAGDENVRGAAFYSYAYPSPEGIDQIKLQPASANWIDSNGRPMAVLMYDDLLKEENPRQALLDFLQSTYDAGAKAANWPSSLTESNS